From the genome of Streptomyces sp. NBC_01304:
AGCACCGCGCCCCCGCTTCGCCGATCCTGCCTCTTTGCCAGTACCACATTCGTGCCGCAACCTCCGGCAGTGCAGTTCTGTTCACCGGATTCTCCAGAATTGGAGTGCTGCGCTGCCTGAGCAGGGCGACTGTGTCACGGCAGACCCTGTCTTGACGGCGGTCGCGCATTGACGGCTCTTGCCGTTGATAAGGGTGGTGGACGAGCAATGCTCAGGACTTGTGGATCGGCTCCTCTGGAGGACGCACGAAGGGCGTACCTTCCCGAGTGAGTGATCGTCAAGTCACCGAGTAGGCCCGCGCTGCGAACCCGGGTCGGGAAGGCACGCCCGTGCTCAGCGTAGTCAACGAAGACGGCACCACCGAGGCCGGTTCCCTGATTGACGAGATCGTCCGGGAGGGCGCGAGGCGGATGCTAGCCGCCGCACTGGAGGCGGAAGTTGACCAGTGCATAGCCGAGCTCGCCGGGCAGCGGGACGAGGCCGGTCGCCGACTGATGGTCCGTAACGGCCGGCACCGTCCCCGAACGGTGACCACAGCCGCTGGGCCCGTCGAGGTCGCCGCCCCGCGTGTGAACGACAAGCGCGTCGACGAGGCCACCGGTGAGCGCAAGCGGTTCTCCTCGAAGATCCTCCCGCCGTGGTGCCGGAAGTCCCCGAAGATCAGCGAGGTCCTGCCGCTGCTCTACCTCCACGGCCTGTCCTCCGGCGACTTCGTGCCCGCAATGGAACAGTTCCTGGGTTCTTCGGCCGGCCTGTCGCCAGCCACCGTGACGCGGCTGACGAAGCAGTGGACCGCTGACCACGCCGAGTTCCAGCGCCGTGACCTGGCCGAATCCGACTACGTCTACGTCTGGGCCGACGGCGTCCACCCCAAGATTCGCCTGTCCGAGACGCACTCCTGCCTCCTGGTCCTGATGGGCGTCCGCGTCGACGGCACCAAGGAACTGATCGCGATCGCCGAGGGGTTGCGCGAGTCCACCGAGTCCTGGGCCGACCTGCTGCGGGACTCCCGCCGACGCGGCATGCGCGACCCGATGCTCATGGTCGGTGACGGCGCGATGGGCCTGTGGCGGGCACTGGCGGAGGTGTTTCCGCAGGCCAGGCACCAGAGGTGTTGGGTTCACAGGACCCGCAATGTCATGAACGCGTTGCCGAGGTCCGCGCAGCCCGGCGCGAAGAAGGCTCTCCAGGAGATCTACAACGCTGAGGACCGCACGCACGCGGACAAGGCGGTCAAGGCGTTCGACAAGGCGTACGGGGCGAAGTTGCCCAAAGCCGTCAAGAAGATCACCGGCGAGGTCGACGAACTGCTGGCGTTCTACGACTTCCCCGCGGAGCATTGGGTCCATCTACGCACGACAAATCCGATTGAATCGACTTTCAGCACGGTCAAGCTTCGAACCAAGGTCACCCGCGGGGCCGGCAGCCCGGCCGCTGCCCTCGCGATGGTCTTCAAGCTCGTCGAGTCCGGCCAGGCCCGATGGCGCGCGGTCAACGCGCCTCACCTGGTCTACCTGGTCCGTGTCGGAGCCCGCTTCGAGAAGGGAGTCCTCGTCGAGCGCGAGGAAGTCTCAGCAGCCTGAGCTACGTCATGATCAGAGGACTTGACACCTGCACGTGCATGGCTGGCCTCATACGGATGGTCGACCGCGCCCGAGCAGTCCGCTCACCTCGCCGGCGAGGGCGACCGAGGCATCGATCTCGACTTTGCGGATCGAGACGCTCTCTACGAGGAAGCCGA
Proteins encoded in this window:
- a CDS encoding IS256 family transposase, whose amino-acid sequence is MLSVVNEDGTTEAGSLIDEIVREGARRMLAAALEAEVDQCIAELAGQRDEAGRRLMVRNGRHRPRTVTTAAGPVEVAAPRVNDKRVDEATGERKRFSSKILPPWCRKSPKISEVLPLLYLHGLSSGDFVPAMEQFLGSSAGLSPATVTRLTKQWTADHAEFQRRDLAESDYVYVWADGVHPKIRLSETHSCLLVLMGVRVDGTKELIAIAEGLRESTESWADLLRDSRRRGMRDPMLMVGDGAMGLWRALAEVFPQARHQRCWVHRTRNVMNALPRSAQPGAKKALQEIYNAEDRTHADKAVKAFDKAYGAKLPKAVKKITGEVDELLAFYDFPAEHWVHLRTTNPIESTFSTVKLRTKVTRGAGSPAAALAMVFKLVESGQARWRAVNAPHLVYLVRVGARFEKGVLVEREEVSAA